A stretch of the uncultured Desulfobacter sp. genome encodes the following:
- a CDS encoding 5'-nucleotidase C-terminal domain-containing protein — protein sequence MFKKKTLKTCFVVAVALLIGMTGAWAEHFSKGKFKHRKKHKPVMVQILHTNDHHSYLDSSTYDLTLGGVATRLQMGGFTSLATLIKEERDKNTIVLNSGELNGTLYFSLFKGEPDFLVFNELGLDGYTLGNHEFDEGDERLAELIEMADFPILSSNMTPEEASPLYRVKDQIKPYVIKEIQGEKIGIIGILKVEKTKNSSMVSDDVTFTEEIEAANNAVAELEAQGINKIILVSHVGYYNDIVFAKNVPGLDVIVGGDTHSLLGNAEDLEAVGLAQKYSGQTGPFEGYTHDDVESEDLGSYPTTVIGPEGAPVHIVQAWSYAYGLGRLKVFFDAAGIAKFAKGNIQIPVAGPFLQVNSEGVRAEVSDETTQEINQIIDDSPILTHGQVDQTIDDILTPYRDEIEASMGVEIGTISETMGYDRIPTPFAVGDTPTGSYAAQVVCNAFKQTNPAIDFAIQNAGGVRTPLLEGPITMGDAIECLPFSNTVVMLDMTGAEIKRVLNEAAWYSLNSGSTGAFPYAAGLRYDVNLSGGEGEVIFNIEMLDEETGTWTVLDENAMFTVATNSFTALGKDNYLTFKDVRDADPTKFEDTYITYYIPLVEYIQGLPDQILPALDPDIYCLKSVQ from the coding sequence ATGTTCAAAAAAAAGACACTTAAAACATGTTTTGTTGTAGCGGTTGCGCTTCTAATCGGAATGACAGGTGCTTGGGCAGAACATTTTTCCAAAGGCAAGTTTAAGCATAGAAAAAAACATAAACCGGTCATGGTGCAGATTCTGCATACCAACGATCATCACTCCTACCTGGACAGCAGTACTTATGACCTCACGCTTGGCGGTGTTGCCACCCGGCTTCAGATGGGCGGATTTACAAGCCTTGCAACGCTTATCAAGGAAGAAAGAGATAAAAACACAATTGTGCTTAACAGCGGTGAGTTAAACGGAACCCTTTATTTTTCCCTTTTCAAAGGAGAACCTGATTTTCTGGTATTTAATGAGCTTGGGCTCGATGGTTACACGCTTGGGAACCATGAATTTGATGAAGGGGATGAGCGTCTGGCCGAACTGATTGAGATGGCGGATTTCCCTATCCTTTCATCAAATATGACGCCGGAAGAGGCAAGTCCCCTTTACCGGGTTAAGGATCAGATTAAACCCTACGTGATCAAGGAAATACAAGGTGAAAAGATAGGTATCATCGGCATTTTGAAAGTTGAAAAAACCAAAAACTCTTCAATGGTTTCCGATGATGTCACCTTTACCGAAGAGATTGAAGCTGCAAATAATGCCGTTGCTGAACTGGAAGCCCAGGGAATCAATAAAATAATCCTGGTGAGCCATGTTGGATACTATAATGACATCGTTTTTGCCAAAAACGTACCTGGACTTGATGTGATCGTCGGTGGAGACACCCATTCATTGCTCGGGAATGCGGAGGATCTGGAAGCGGTAGGTCTTGCCCAGAAATATTCAGGACAGACCGGACCTTTTGAAGGCTATACCCATGACGATGTGGAATCCGAAGATCTGGGATCATACCCCACAACTGTCATCGGGCCTGAGGGGGCTCCGGTTCATATTGTCCAGGCCTGGAGCTATGCCTATGGGCTTGGCAGGCTGAAGGTGTTTTTTGATGCTGCCGGAATTGCAAAATTTGCCAAAGGCAATATTCAAATCCCTGTGGCCGGTCCGTTCCTTCAGGTAAACAGTGAGGGCGTCAGGGCTGAAGTATCTGACGAAACAACCCAGGAGATCAACCAGATTATTGATGATTCTCCCATTCTGACGCATGGACAGGTAGATCAGACTATTGATGATATCTTGACGCCCTACAGAGATGAAATTGAAGCATCCATGGGGGTTGAGATCGGGACCATTTCAGAAACCATGGGATATGACAGAATTCCTACGCCGTTTGCTGTGGGTGACACCCCAACCGGAAGTTATGCAGCCCAGGTTGTCTGCAATGCTTTCAAGCAGACCAATCCAGCCATTGATTTCGCCATCCAGAATGCCGGAGGCGTCAGAACCCCTCTTCTTGAAGGGCCGATAACCATGGGCGACGCCATCGAATGTCTACCCTTCTCCAATACGGTGGTGATGCTGGACATGACCGGAGCGGAAATTAAAAGAGTACTCAATGAGGCCGCTTGGTATTCACTTAATTCCGGCTCCACAGGCGCATTTCCTTATGCAGCAGGGCTTCGCTACGACGTGAACTTAAGTGGCGGTGAAGGTGAGGTCATCTTCAACATTGAAATGCTTGATGAAGAAACCGGGACCTGGACAGTTCTGGATGAGAATGCAATGTTTACCGTTGCAACTAATTCATTCACGGCTCTGGGAAAGGATAACTATCTAACCTTTAAAGATGTCCGCGATGCAGATCCGACGAAGTTTGAAGATACCTATATCACCTACTATATCCCCTTGGTGGAATATATTCAGGGACTGCCGGATCAGATACTTCCTGCACTTGACCCGGATATATATTGTCTGAAATCGGTTCAGTAA